Proteins encoded by one window of Bacillus sp. DTU_2020_1000418_1_SI_GHA_SEK_038:
- the hutI gene encoding imidazolonepropionase, producing the protein MIKPIWIKHITQLATLASEVKGPRSREAMSELGLIEDGSLWIEDGVVQAVGTTKELEKLYAARVQDAEIVDAAGHLVTPGLVDPHTHVVYGGSREREFEMRLEGATYMDIMNAGGGIHATTRMTREASEEELIEQTTRRLDSFLQHGVTTVEGKSGYGMNLETELKQLRVMKKLQESHPIDLVPTFMGAHAVPPDFKGREDEFVDLLIEDMLPIIAEEKLAEFNDVFCEKGVYTPEQSERILEAGKRFGLIPKIHADEIEPYGGAELAAKVGAISAEHLLKASDEGVQAMAKSGTIACLLPATALYLREQAAAGRKMIDEGVAVAISTDCNPGSSPTTSMPLVMNLACISMRLTPAESLTAATYNAACAINRQDKVGSLEVGKQADIVLWNIKSYQELQYLFGVNHVKSVWKKGVQVV; encoded by the coding sequence ATGATAAAACCGATTTGGATTAAACATATTACGCAGCTAGCTACTCTTGCTTCGGAAGTTAAGGGACCGCGTTCTAGGGAAGCGATGTCTGAGCTAGGATTAATAGAGGACGGAAGCCTATGGATTGAAGATGGTGTTGTTCAGGCTGTTGGGACAACGAAGGAACTTGAAAAGCTTTACGCCGCAAGAGTACAAGATGCTGAAATTGTAGATGCTGCTGGGCACTTAGTTACCCCGGGGCTTGTTGATCCACATACACATGTTGTTTATGGCGGCAGCCGTGAACGTGAATTTGAAATGCGTCTTGAGGGCGCAACCTATATGGACATTATGAATGCTGGCGGCGGGATTCATGCGACAACCCGCATGACCCGTGAAGCATCAGAGGAGGAACTGATCGAACAAACGACACGCAGGCTTGACTCCTTCCTTCAACACGGTGTGACAACTGTGGAAGGTAAAAGCGGCTATGGCATGAATCTTGAAACAGAGCTGAAGCAATTAAGGGTAATGAAAAAGCTGCAGGAATCTCATCCAATAGATCTGGTTCCGACCTTTATGGGCGCACATGCTGTTCCACCAGATTTTAAAGGAAGAGAGGATGAATTTGTCGATCTTCTGATTGAAGACATGCTTCCTATAATAGCAGAGGAAAAGCTGGCAGAGTTTAATGACGTTTTCTGTGAAAAGGGTGTTTATACTCCTGAACAATCAGAGCGTATTTTAGAAGCGGGAAAACGATTCGGCTTAATCCCGAAAATACATGCAGATGAAATTGAGCCTTATGGCGGGGCAGAGTTAGCGGCCAAGGTTGGTGCCATTTCAGCTGAACATTTATTGAAGGCATCAGATGAGGGGGTTCAAGCAATGGCGAAGTCTGGAACCATCGCCTGCCTGCTCCCAGCAACTGCTCTTTACTTACGCGAACAGGCTGCTGCTGGAAGGAAAATGATCGATGAGGGTGTAGCAGTTGCTATCTCTACCGATTGTAACCCAGGCTCCTCTCCAACGACCTCAATGCCGCTCGTTATGAATCTAGCATGCATCTCTATGAGGCTTACACCTGCTGAAAGTCTAACTGCTGCAACCTATAATGCTGCTTGTGCGATCAATCGCCAGGATAAGGTCGGGTCCTTAGAAGTTGGCAAACAAGCAGACATCGTTCTTTGGAATATAAAAAGCTATCAGGAATTGCAATATTTATTCGGCGTCAACCATGTGAAATCAGTTTGGAAAAAAGGTGTTCAGGTGGTATAG
- a CDS encoding YheC/YheD family protein produces the protein MFIKWVTDQGDNRVHLALQTANKYKISGGMMTFQFGSFEQEIDIQVDSDFPEDRIGLPQHWTSHQTIPDTLPYELKKMNNTLKLGPVIALIVFSKLDEMTPSKLNIYKGYFYEYAKINGLIYLCAWNTIDTKRKQIKGYYYDRYEKDDSKRWKFGTFPYPNSAYNRTAMPRAAFYDLVGTIGDCVFNSYSNGSFNKWELWKRLSPVEELYPHLPATEQLTDLPSLDNMLKAHQSIYLKPSGGTLSQGIMKVVKSPTGYLITYPQRKKREGTVQRQLDRKESIDQWFNKLKNKKYLAQQAITMNRYKNKPIDFRVIMQKNGTGQWDCSGIFGKFGKSGNIITNFSRNGFIRSGIDTFKIAFNMNDQQSLKKIEELKKIAFRICQVFDEYGNYGDLGMDLMVDQDENIWILEVNTLDTYHRFPLHMDDRTLYKKVVTSPFRYAKYLAGFDYEDK, from the coding sequence ATGTTTATAAAATGGGTTACGGACCAAGGGGACAATCGAGTCCATCTGGCTTTGCAGACAGCAAATAAATATAAGATTTCCGGAGGGATGATGACATTTCAATTTGGCTCCTTTGAACAAGAAATAGACATTCAAGTCGATTCAGATTTCCCTGAAGACAGAATTGGACTACCTCAACATTGGACCAGTCATCAAACGATCCCAGACACACTCCCTTATGAACTTAAAAAAATGAATAATACTCTTAAACTAGGGCCCGTTATTGCTTTAATTGTTTTTTCAAAGTTAGACGAAATGACTCCCTCAAAACTTAATATCTACAAAGGATATTTCTATGAATATGCTAAAATTAATGGCCTAATTTATCTATGTGCTTGGAACACTATTGATACGAAAAGGAAACAAATAAAGGGCTACTACTATGACCGTTATGAAAAAGACGACAGCAAACGCTGGAAATTCGGTACGTTTCCATATCCAAACTCTGCATATAACCGAACTGCCATGCCAAGGGCTGCTTTTTATGATTTAGTAGGTACTATAGGAGATTGTGTCTTTAACAGCTATTCCAACGGTTCCTTTAATAAGTGGGAACTTTGGAAACGATTATCGCCAGTAGAGGAACTGTACCCTCACCTCCCTGCTACAGAGCAGTTAACTGATCTCCCTTCTTTAGATAACATGCTTAAAGCCCATCAATCGATTTATTTAAAACCTTCAGGCGGTACATTATCCCAAGGAATAATGAAGGTAGTGAAAAGCCCAACTGGATACCTTATTACCTATCCCCAACGAAAAAAAAGGGAAGGGACTGTTCAAAGACAATTGGATAGAAAAGAAAGCATTGACCAATGGTTTAATAAGCTCAAAAATAAAAAATATCTTGCACAGCAAGCCATAACGATGAATAGATACAAAAACAAACCTATTGATTTTCGAGTTATCATGCAAAAAAACGGGACAGGACAATGGGATTGTTCTGGAATATTTGGGAAGTTTGGCAAAAGCGGCAATATTATTACGAACTTTTCTCGGAATGGCTTTATTCGATCTGGAATAGACACCTTTAAGATTGCCTTCAATATGAATGATCAACAGTCTTTGAAGAAAATAGAAGAACTAAAGAAGATTGCTTTTCGCATTTGTCAGGTGTTTGACGAATATGGCAATTATGGGGACTTAGGAATGGACCTAATGGTGGACCAAGATGAGAATATTTGGATTCTAGAGGTCAATACACTTGATACGTATCACCGATTTCCTCTCCATATGGACGATCGGACTCTTTATAAAAAGGTTGTCACATCGCCCTTTCGGTATGCTAAATATTTGGCGGGCTTTGATTATGAGGATAAATAA
- a CDS encoding phosphatidylglycerol lysyltransferase domain-containing protein, translating to MLVTFKLSRKQNLQLACLPFGSGNPRKVTKVLVKCMRFCEQWNKREGGATWLRVLTGQQLAYIQESPLFEQHFRYRKLEGVDRHIGVKKVMELSGKEFKEIRENINRFKRDYPDVIFRRAKPEDYQALINLKQEWNQTLGKKYSRIWDDQFYKQIIENYQELDHLVFVAETGKQLIGMVTGGILPHGQAWGALSKRRDGYDGLSEYLNVEFTCEIHKMDPKVELINLGSDSSPNGGLRVYKNKFRPVYNSERYRLILKNE from the coding sequence ATGCTAGTTACCTTTAAGCTTTCAAGAAAGCAAAATCTTCAGCTTGCCTGCCTACCCTTTGGATCCGGTAACCCTAGAAAAGTCACGAAGGTGTTAGTAAAGTGTATGAGGTTTTGTGAGCAATGGAATAAAAGAGAAGGAGGTGCTACCTGGTTAAGGGTTTTGACAGGGCAGCAACTAGCATATATACAGGAATCTCCCCTTTTTGAACAACACTTTCGCTATAGGAAACTAGAAGGGGTGGATCGGCATATAGGTGTGAAAAAGGTAATGGAATTAAGTGGAAAGGAGTTTAAGGAAATTAGGGAGAACATTAATCGATTTAAAAGAGATTATCCGGATGTCATCTTTAGAAGGGCTAAGCCTGAAGATTATCAGGCTTTAATAAATTTGAAACAGGAATGGAATCAGACTTTAGGTAAAAAATATTCAAGAATTTGGGATGATCAATTTTACAAGCAAATTATTGAGAATTATCAGGAATTAGATCATCTAGTGTTTGTTGCAGAAACTGGTAAACAATTAATTGGAATGGTAACAGGTGGAATCCTTCCACATGGTCAGGCGTGGGGTGCACTATCAAAGAGACGGGATGGCTACGATGGTTTATCTGAATATCTAAATGTAGAATTCACCTGTGAAATTCATAAAATGGATCCTAAAGTAGAGCTGATCAACTTAGGATCAGATTCCAGCCCTAATGGAGGACTGCGTGTGTATAAGAATAAATTTAGGCCAGTTTATAATTCTGAAAGATACCGTCTAATTTTGAAAAATGAATAG
- a CDS encoding D-serine ammonia-lyase, with amino-acid sequence MQADVIQGKSVEEWEEKYPVLSDMIKLKEVFWVNPKFKSNAEPSSVTMEDVIDAEKRLARFAPYIAKVFPETAKEKGFIESPLFPIPKMKTRLEECYQQVLPGSLFLKGDSHLPISGSIKARGGIYEVLKYAEELALTHGLLSLEDDYSKLAEQKCKDFFSGYAIAVGSTGNLGLSIGIMSAKLGFKVFVHMSADAKQWKKDLLREKGVVVVEHQSDFSEAVAQGRKQANEDPNMYFVDDESSKHLFLGYSVAAIRLKKQLEDKNIKVDEEHPLFVYLPCGVGGGPGGVTFGLKLVFGDNVHCFFVEPTHSPCMLLGLMTGLHDEVAVQDFGIDNKTEADGLAVGRPSAFIGKIIENKISGISTVEDERLFTYLALLADTEEIFLEPSALAGFSTYTELLQSEAGKAYTEKNHLHSKLSNAAHIVWGTGGSMVPEKEMHQYYERGKQTIE; translated from the coding sequence ATGCAAGCTGATGTTATACAAGGGAAATCGGTAGAAGAATGGGAAGAGAAGTACCCGGTGCTTTCAGATATGATCAAGCTAAAGGAAGTTTTTTGGGTGAATCCGAAATTTAAGTCTAACGCGGAGCCTTCTTCCGTGACGATGGAGGATGTCATTGATGCTGAAAAAAGATTGGCGCGTTTTGCTCCATACATAGCTAAGGTATTCCCGGAAACAGCGAAAGAAAAGGGATTCATTGAATCGCCGCTCTTTCCGATTCCGAAGATGAAAACTAGGTTGGAAGAGTGTTATCAACAAGTTTTACCTGGAAGCTTGTTTTTGAAGGGGGATAGTCATCTTCCGATTTCAGGCTCTATTAAAGCGAGAGGCGGAATTTATGAAGTACTGAAATACGCCGAAGAATTAGCCCTAACACATGGGCTGCTTTCACTCGAGGATGATTATTCCAAATTGGCCGAGCAAAAATGTAAAGACTTTTTTTCAGGCTATGCAATCGCTGTCGGTTCAACAGGGAATTTAGGACTTAGCATCGGTATTATGAGCGCGAAGCTTGGCTTTAAAGTGTTTGTCCATATGTCAGCTGACGCCAAGCAGTGGAAAAAGGACTTACTGCGCGAAAAGGGCGTAGTTGTCGTTGAGCATCAGTCGGATTTTAGTGAAGCCGTTGCACAAGGTCGAAAGCAGGCAAATGAGGATCCGAATATGTATTTTGTCGATGATGAAAGCTCCAAGCATCTTTTTCTAGGCTATTCAGTAGCAGCCATTCGTTTGAAGAAACAGCTGGAGGATAAGAATATAAAGGTGGATGAGGAGCATCCATTATTTGTTTATCTGCCATGTGGTGTGGGAGGAGGTCCAGGAGGGGTTACATTCGGACTTAAGCTTGTATTCGGAGATAACGTCCATTGTTTCTTCGTAGAGCCGACTCATTCTCCGTGTATGCTCCTTGGTCTAATGACGGGACTTCATGATGAAGTAGCCGTTCAGGATTTCGGCATAGATAACAAAACGGAAGCTGACGGATTAGCTGTCGGGCGCCCATCCGCTTTTATTGGCAAAATAATTGAAAACAAAATTAGTGGGATTTCAACTGTGGAAGATGAAAGGTTATTTACTTACCTGGCCTTGCTTGCCGATACGGAGGAGATTTTTCTCGAGCCTTCCGCTCTTGCAGGATTCTCTACCTATACCGAATTATTACAATCCGAAGCGGGAAAAGCATATACCGAAAAGAATCACCTTCATTCAAAATTAAGTAATGCAGCACATATTGTCTGGGGTACTGGAGGAAGCATGGTGCCTGAGAAAGAAATGCATCAATATTACGAAAGAGGAAAACAAACGATAGAATAG
- a CDS encoding alanyl-tRNA editing protein, with protein sequence MKTLDSKLYYKDPYMKTFRAHLLKQEQDEQGRWFAVLDETAFYPTGGGQPHDTGALNGVKVIDVEELDGEIRHYLEAELEKTVDLVTCEIDWNRRFDHMQQHAGQHILTAAFVERFNFATIGFHLGRELVSIDLDISELSEDQAREAERLANRIVLEGRPIETKWVSEDELANYQLRKELVVTDNIRLVIIPDFDYNGCGGTHPNSTAEVGPVKILDWERQKGKIRVHFVCGGRVLTQLHQKHKVLRELTDLLNAPEQDLAEAAKKLIENGKEREKSLEAMQELLLSYEAKELLNSIDHTTNRKIVNEVFQNRSIQDLQKLARMVCALSDEVIVFLVNETESKLQFVCARGSQPTASMKSISSELLTLINGKGGGNDQFAQGGGERLITGEQLLQHAREKVFMDVK encoded by the coding sequence ATTAAAACATTGGACAGTAAGTTATATTACAAGGATCCTTATATGAAAACCTTCCGTGCCCATTTACTCAAACAGGAGCAGGATGAGCAGGGCAGATGGTTTGCTGTTTTAGATGAAACAGCTTTCTATCCAACGGGCGGGGGACAGCCTCATGATACTGGCGCCTTGAATGGTGTGAAGGTTATTGACGTGGAAGAGTTAGATGGAGAAATCCGTCATTATTTAGAGGCCGAGCTTGAGAAAACCGTTGACTTGGTTACGTGTGAAATCGATTGGAATAGACGTTTTGATCATATGCAGCAGCATGCGGGCCAGCATATATTAACGGCTGCATTTGTAGAGCGCTTTAATTTTGCAACGATAGGTTTTCATTTAGGAAGAGAACTGGTATCGATTGATTTAGATATAAGCGAGCTTTCAGAAGATCAGGCAAGGGAAGCGGAGCGGTTGGCGAATCGAATTGTCTTAGAGGGGCGGCCAATCGAGACGAAATGGGTTTCGGAGGATGAACTTGCCAATTACCAATTACGCAAGGAGCTGGTTGTTACTGATAATATCCGCCTTGTGATCATTCCCGATTTTGATTATAACGGCTGTGGCGGGACTCATCCTAATTCTACAGCTGAAGTTGGCCCCGTCAAAATATTGGATTGGGAACGGCAAAAAGGCAAGATCAGGGTTCATTTTGTTTGTGGTGGACGGGTTCTAACTCAGCTTCATCAAAAGCATAAAGTACTAAGGGAATTAACAGATCTATTGAATGCACCGGAACAAGATCTAGCGGAAGCTGCTAAAAAATTGATTGAAAATGGAAAAGAACGTGAAAAGTCATTAGAGGCTATGCAGGAATTGCTTTTGTCGTATGAAGCAAAGGAACTTCTTAATTCTATAGATCATACAACAAATAGAAAGATCGTTAATGAAGTCTTTCAGAATCGGTCCATTCAGGATCTTCAGAAGCTGGCTCGAATGGTATGTGCGCTTTCTGATGAAGTGATTGTTTTCTTAGTGAATGAAACGGAAAGTAAGCTGCAATTTGTTTGTGCAAGAGGCTCTCAGCCAACTGCTAGTATGAAGAGTATTTCAAGTGAACTGCTGACTTTAATAAACGGAAAGGGTGGAGGAAACGATCAGTTTGCTCAAGGCGGGGGAGAGAGGCTGATAACTGGTGAGCAGCTTCTTCAGCATGCAAGGGAAAAGGTATTTATGGACGTAAAGTAA
- a CDS encoding DUF3870 domain-containing protein has protein sequence MFQQNTVYIIGDSKTSSNNPIMQKYNGFFIGLVINRETDRIVDAECSSTIALTSSFIKSLFVGKSIIEVDQVVEEIEQRYFGSSQKALMVAFKNANIKYTQIMNK, from the coding sequence ATGTTTCAGCAAAATACTGTTTATATTATTGGAGACAGTAAGACTTCTTCGAACAATCCGATAATGCAAAAATATAATGGTTTCTTCATCGGGCTTGTCATCAACCGAGAAACCGACCGTATAGTGGATGCGGAATGTTCATCCACGATTGCATTGACTTCTTCTTTTATTAAATCACTGTTTGTAGGAAAATCCATTATCGAAGTGGATCAAGTGGTGGAAGAAATCGAACAGCGTTATTTTGGATCATCCCAAAAGGCTTTAATGGTCGCTTTTAAGAACGCGAATATTAAATATACACAAATTATGAATAAATAA
- a CDS encoding M55 family metallopeptidase, producing MKLYISVDMEGITGLADYTHVDSSKHNYERSRRIMTEEANHVITAAFDQGCQEVLVNDSHSKMNNLLIENLHPEAQVVVGDVKPYSMVQGLDSTFAGAVFVGYHARASMKGAMSHSMIFGVRNMYINDVAVGEMGLNAYVAGYYGVPVIMVAGDDRAALEAEQLIPNVTTAVVKETITRSAVKSLTPAKAGELLREKVAEALKNRDLVKPLAPPDHPLLRIEFANYGQAEWAALMPGTEIEENSTIVRYQAKDILEAYRAMLVMVELAMRTSFC from the coding sequence ATGAAGCTATACATATCTGTTGATATGGAAGGGATCACAGGTCTGGCAGACTATACACATGTTGATTCATCCAAGCATAATTATGAACGTAGCCGAAGGATAATGACTGAGGAGGCTAACCATGTTATTACAGCAGCTTTTGACCAAGGATGCCAAGAGGTTTTGGTGAATGATAGCCACTCAAAAATGAATAATCTTCTCATTGAAAACCTTCATCCAGAGGCTCAAGTAGTGGTTGGAGACGTTAAGCCTTATTCAATGGTTCAGGGATTGGATTCGACCTTCGCTGGGGCTGTTTTTGTCGGTTATCATGCAAGGGCTTCCATGAAAGGGGCAATGTCCCATTCGATGATTTTTGGCGTACGCAATATGTATATCAATGATGTGGCAGTTGGAGAAATGGGCCTCAATGCATATGTTGCAGGCTACTATGGAGTTCCAGTCATTATGGTAGCGGGAGACGACCGTGCGGCATTGGAAGCGGAGCAGCTAATTCCAAATGTAACGACTGCTGTTGTAAAGGAAACGATTACTCGTTCAGCCGTTAAATCATTGACACCTGCAAAAGCAGGCGAGCTTCTAAGAGAAAAAGTGGCTGAGGCTTTAAAAAATCGGGACTTAGTGAAACCGCTTGCACCGCCAGATCATCCGCTTCTCCGAATCGAATTTGCCAACTATGGGCAAGCAGAATGGGCTGCTTTAATGCCGGGAACTGAGATTGAAGAAAACTCGACCATTGTCCGTTATCAGGCAAAGGATATTCTTGAAGCCTATAGAGCAATGCTTGTCATGGTTGAATTAGCAATGAGAACATCATTCTGTTAG
- a CDS encoding ABC transporter permease: MTTYIVKRLIAMLVTLWLIVTLTFFLMHSIPGSPFNEERATNETVQRNLEKFYHLDKPLYVQYGMYLKSVATLDFGPSIKKSSQTVNEMLGRGFPVSFELGIVTLIVAVLSGITLGVIAALRHNGFIDYLAMTIAVLGISIPNFVMATLLIQQVAVNWGILPVATWVSPKHMILPTLALATGPMAIIARLTRASMLEVLTQDYIRTAKAKGLSPVKIVFKHALRNALLPVVTVLGSLAASILTGTFVIEKIFAIPGMGKYFVESINQRDYPVIMGTTVFYSSILIMMLFLVDIAYGILDPRIKLHKKEAA, encoded by the coding sequence ATGACAACATACATTGTAAAACGCCTCATTGCCATGCTCGTAACACTTTGGCTAATCGTTACACTTACCTTTTTTCTCATGCATTCGATACCAGGCTCTCCTTTTAACGAAGAAAGGGCTACGAATGAGACGGTTCAAAGGAACCTGGAAAAGTTCTATCACTTGGATAAACCGCTATATGTTCAATATGGAATGTATTTGAAATCAGTTGCTACATTAGACTTTGGACCTTCTATCAAAAAGTCATCTCAAACCGTTAATGAAATGCTTGGAAGGGGATTCCCGGTTTCGTTTGAGTTAGGGATTGTTACATTAATTGTTGCGGTGCTATCCGGCATAACACTTGGGGTAATTGCCGCCCTTCGTCATAATGGCTTTATTGATTATTTGGCCATGACCATAGCTGTTCTCGGGATCTCAATTCCAAACTTCGTAATGGCTACCCTTCTTATTCAACAAGTGGCCGTTAACTGGGGTATCCTTCCAGTTGCTACATGGGTGAGTCCGAAGCATATGATACTGCCAACGTTAGCGCTTGCAACTGGCCCAATGGCCATTATCGCCAGGTTAACGAGAGCCAGTATGCTTGAAGTACTGACACAGGATTATATTAGGACAGCAAAAGCAAAGGGATTGTCACCAGTGAAAATTGTTTTTAAACATGCATTAAGAAATGCACTATTGCCGGTCGTTACCGTATTAGGCTCACTTGCAGCCAGTATTCTTACGGGGACATTTGTTATCGAAAAGATTTTTGCCATCCCGGGCATGGGAAAGTATTTTGTGGAAAGTATTAATCAGCGAGACTACCCGGTCATCATGGGGACAACAGTCTTTTACAGCTCAATTCTAATTATGATGCTATTTTTAGTGGACATTGCTTATGGCATCCTCGACCCTCGAATCAAGCTGCATAAAAAGGAGGCGGCCTAA
- a CDS encoding ABC transporter permease produces the protein MELKKQHDRHIAADIPDEWFVPKKSNQAEAEAVVRPSLSYWKDAWRRLLKNKLAMAGLTFLIFLAFMAIFGPIISPHDVTEQKLMNQNLPPSSKHWFGTDELGRDVFSRTWYGARISLFVGIVAALIDFAIGVVYGGIAGYKGGKTDNVMMRIVEILYGLPYLLIVILISVVMGPGLFTIIFALTVTGWIGMARIVRGQVLQIKNYEFVLASKTFGTKTSRIIKKNLLPNTMGPIIVQMTLTVPSAIFAEAFLSFLGLGIQPPFASWGSMASDGLSTILSGHWWRLFFPAFFISLTMFSFNVLGDGLQDALDPKLRR, from the coding sequence ATGGAACTAAAAAAACAGCATGATCGACATATTGCAGCAGACATTCCTGATGAATGGTTTGTCCCGAAAAAAAGTAATCAAGCTGAGGCTGAGGCCGTTGTTCGTCCAAGTCTTAGCTACTGGAAGGACGCATGGAGACGCCTATTAAAGAATAAATTAGCCATGGCGGGACTGACATTTCTCATTTTTCTTGCCTTTATGGCGATATTTGGACCAATCATTTCCCCACATGATGTCACAGAGCAGAAGCTCATGAATCAAAATTTGCCCCCTTCAAGTAAACACTGGTTTGGGACAGATGAACTGGGAAGGGATGTATTTTCTCGAACGTGGTATGGAGCTAGAATATCCCTGTTTGTTGGGATCGTAGCTGCATTAATTGATTTTGCCATTGGGGTTGTCTATGGAGGAATTGCCGGATATAAAGGCGGAAAAACAGACAATGTTATGATGAGAATTGTTGAAATTTTATACGGACTGCCATATTTATTAATAGTTATTTTAATAAGTGTTGTCATGGGGCCAGGTTTATTTACAATTATCTTTGCCCTTACTGTAACAGGATGGATTGGAATGGCCCGGATTGTAAGAGGGCAGGTCCTGCAAATAAAAAACTACGAATTTGTTCTTGCATCTAAGACATTCGGAACGAAAACATCAAGGATTATTAAGAAGAATCTGCTTCCAAACACAATGGGGCCGATTATTGTACAAATGACTTTAACCGTACCATCTGCTATTTTCGCAGAAGCTTTTCTAAGCTTTCTGGGACTAGGCATTCAGCCGCCTTTTGCTAGCTGGGGGTCAATGGCAAGCGATGGTTTGTCTACTATTCTATCAGGTCATTGGTGGAGATTATTTTTCCCTGCATTCTTTATTTCACTGACCATGTTTTCGTTTAATGTGCTCGGGGACGGACTCCAGGATGCACTTGATCCGAAGTTAAGGAGGTAA
- a CDS encoding ABC transporter ATP-binding protein produces the protein MEKVLEVNNLHVSFKTYGGEVKAVRGVTFDLYKGETLAIVGESGCGKSVTSQSIMRLIPNPPGKIVDGSVLFKGNDLTKLKEPEMRNIRGADISMIFQDPMTALNPTLKIGEQIIEGILQHKSISRQEAKETALEMLELVGIPDPEERLKHYPHQFSGGMRQRIVIAMALVCQPEVLIADEPTTALDVTIQAQILDLFKDIQKKTGVSIILITHDLGVVAQVADRIAVMYAGKIVEAGSRRDIFYQPQHPYTKGLLNSVPRLDLVGAELVPIGGSPPDLFSPPKGCPFTARCSYAMEVCERAYPFKTHLSNEHHVDCWLQDERAVKMLASMK, from the coding sequence ATGGAAAAAGTTCTCGAAGTAAATAATCTCCATGTTTCGTTTAAGACATACGGCGGAGAAGTGAAAGCTGTCCGAGGGGTTACCTTTGACTTATACAAAGGAGAAACTCTAGCTATTGTGGGAGAATCGGGCTGCGGCAAAAGTGTAACATCACAAAGTATTATGCGCCTTATCCCAAATCCGCCTGGTAAAATTGTCGATGGCTCGGTTCTATTTAAAGGAAACGATTTAACTAAATTGAAAGAGCCGGAAATGAGAAATATTCGCGGGGCTGATATATCGATGATTTTTCAGGATCCGATGACAGCTCTTAACCCTACTTTAAAGATTGGCGAACAGATTATTGAAGGGATTTTGCAGCATAAATCCATTTCCAGACAAGAGGCCAAAGAGACAGCGTTAGAAATGCTGGAATTAGTAGGCATCCCTGATCCAGAGGAGAGGTTAAAGCATTATCCTCACCAATTTAGCGGGGGGATGAGGCAGCGTATTGTCATTGCAATGGCTCTCGTTTGCCAGCCAGAGGTATTGATTGCTGATGAGCCTACAACGGCACTGGATGTAACGATACAAGCACAAATATTAGACTTATTTAAAGATATTCAGAAGAAAACAGGTGTATCTATTATTCTTATAACTCATGATCTTGGCGTAGTTGCTCAAGTGGCTGACCGGATTGCGGTCATGTATGCTGGGAAAATTGTAGAAGCCGGATCAAGAAGAGATATATTCTATCAGCCGCAGCACCCATATACGAAGGGATTATTGAACTCTGTTCCTCGTCTAGATTTAGTTGGTGCTGAGCTTGTCCCGATAGGCGGCTCTCCTCCAGATCTATTTTCTCCACCTAAAGGCTGCCCTTTTACTGCAAGATGCAGCTATGCGATGGAAGTTTGTGAGCGGGCTTATCCATTTAAAACCCACCTAAGTAATGAACATCATGTTGATTGCTGGCTGCAGGACGAACGTGCTGTTAAAATGCTGGCAAGTATGAAGTAG